Part of the Pieris brassicae chromosome 11, ilPieBrab1.1, whole genome shotgun sequence genome, GTTTTATCGTTAGAATaagttttatctaaaaaaGGCAATGTATGTCatagttttaattagtttactCACTGATGCGTGCGTATAAAGAGACGCAGGAATGTGTCTGTCCCATTCCTTATCGGGTGATTATTAATCacgttttaatattagttttgaaTTTTACAGTTCCTGTGCCTCACTGCGCTAACTCTTTCTGAACCAATCCCGGGAAGGATCCCGAAGGTCTATAATGCCCTTATTACGTCGAATCAAAATTTGGAGCCAAGTAAAGCTTATCCAGTGTATCAGCCAGTTTTGAGGAACACCTTCCCATATCCAATTCAACCTCTCTTCTATGGTGATTTTCCATTCACAAATGTAAGTAACTAACTTCTTTTATTCGCCTTTTTCTTAAATGGAAGCgagatttaaattaattttaaattactgaaaTTGAAGATCTGTAGAACATTCGTACTTAATCCGAGCAGAAAGAGTGATGATACTACTTAGATCAATAATTTTGTGCCACGAAACATCCCTCAATATATTTCtagaacaatattatttatacagacTAATAACAAATGCATTTCGTTCatcaattttctattacaatttCAGAGCTTGCTGCCTCCACTGCCGCTGTCATCTGTGCCAAAAGAGTTAACTCCAAATGCAGAATCAGCATCTCCATCGTCTGAGTCACCAAAAGAAGAACCACCCAATCCTCCTGAACCAAGCAGCCCTGAACCAAAGACCAATGACGGAACCGAAGCACCACCTCCATCACCAAAAATGGAATCGCCAATACCTCTTAACGAATTCGGTTTACCACCACAAGTCCTACCCTTGAGTAACTTCGGTTCTGGCTACGAATTCACGCAAATAAACACTTTCCCATATTCTTTCCCAGGCCTACGTTTTTATGACCCCTATGACCCCTTTTTATTCAATCCTTATGCAAATTTCCCTTTGTATCGACCGCTTTCAAATGCTTTGGCTCCTCTGCCTGCTGTCCCCGTGACGAAAGAAGTGCCAAAAGCAACACCAGCACCAGAAAATTCTGAGTCAGGTGCAACACCTCCATCAGAACCTAGCGACCTTAACATTTTGAACTACTCAGCAAAAGATCCAGCTATACCGAATGTACCTCCACCACCTCTTCCTCAGGGAGGGTCAAAACCCGACACTGAATAATGTGGCAATAATACagtgattttagttttaaaatttattctttaatttacAGTACGTAAGTGATACATTTAATGCtcatcattattttatgttaataattctTTTCTGTAAATCAATGGCAAAATAATTGACTTGCAAATGAGTGCGTGCGTAAATTTATAGCAAAACTATAATTCTACACTAATTAAATGGTTTGGAAAGTTACTATTACGAAAGAAAAggataatataatgtattgtaattagttattcataaaattacttttataaaataaatcattggaaacaaatttttatttctaatatttataaattacccGTATATTCACGTTGTACAGTGTTATCATATTTCATAACAGAGAAAATTGCCAATCATGAGTCATTGCCAATCCAAGAAACTAATAACTGATACgcgatatttatttacttagctAAAAGTATTATCTATTGAATCACATAGGCATGATAAAGTATCACTCTATACTATATTTTCCTATATTACAGTTATTCAATTTGATACAAAATCAAGGTTATGGTTTTCCATATCGTGGGCTATCGGAACTTTTATGTGTGGGTGTGTGTCATTGCTGTTAATAAACTGATTACAATATATAGGATGTAGGAAAAATACTTTAACACCTGAAAATGTTTTACTGCCATGTAAGGTATGGTGGtccatagaaatatatatccCAGTTCATTCCACCAACCATGTCCGATGGTATATACCattcgtaataataatacttaaatcgATGTTGACTGTGACAATAACTGATTCTTGGTACGCATATCTGAAAATTGTACGCCGTACTCCTAAACAGATCTTCTTCAAATGCCCTGGCTCTGAGGATAATACAAGTTGGTATTCTGCGAATCATTAACCAGCCCTGAAAGTGTAGATTTTTAGTACTTCTAGAGGAGagaccatatatatatatatatatatggtatatatatatatatatatatatatatatatatattaggtccttacatatgaaattggcgttttgtatgggaggaacaaaaagtcgaatatttttaaatataatatatttaattaatcaaagtatgaaccattgttttctatgcatttttgccatctcataggtagttcattgatgcCTTTACttaaccagtcggacgggaatcaataaaatctgtgaaggcgatttcgactgccccatcagagttaaattttttcccttgcaagaagttgtccaaatttcgaaaaaaatggtaatctgttggagcaaggtccggggagtacggaggatgtcttagatattccaattgaagcttttctaatttggtagccgtctgttgtgcagtgtgtggtctagcgttgtcgcgaagtagcagtggcgcgGAGCGATTgactaggttgtttagccgctagcttttccatcatggtttgcaattgctgacaataaaCATCAGCCGttatagtctggccagatttgagaaaactgcaatgaacaataccggcactagtccaccaaacgcttacaagtaacttttttggggttaattttcgcttggggcaggatttggctggctggccaggatccaaccatttcgctgagcgcttccgattatcgtaaagaatccatttttcttcacaggtaatgattcggtttaaaataccttaattattgtgccggttcagtaatgtaacgcagcagtcgacgcgcgtttgccggtttgcttcagtcaattcgtgaggtacccacctttcaagctttttaatcttcccaatttgcttcaagtgaattaaaacagttttatcgcTAACACCGCAACCTGCAGCTAACTCAGACGTGGTTTgtgatggatccgcttccacaatagccttcaatacttcattatcaacttgggtctcagaccgtccacggggcttgttctgcaggtcgaaatttccagaacgaaaacgttggaaccaaaagcgaactgtgttttcttttgcaacatgaccgccatacacatcattcacccttcgagtcgtttccgcagcactagtgccacggcggaactcgtactcgtaaataatgcgatactttaagttttccattttgtaaaatgagtgacgcaaacagaaaaaaacaaatgaatgacggtcatcgaagcacaaatacatgaggaAATAggtgtacaaatttgaatttggaattccttaccaaagaggagaacatcgtgattaaagtggccagtacgaaatacgccaatttcatatgtaaggacctaatatatatatatgagctAGCTCTAATTTACGAATACATAATTGGTACTTtgatttcttatatttaaaaaaactatgtaaATACAAAGAGTATCGTGAATTAATATCTAATAACttctacagtttttaagtaagggaatttaataaacataattgcATTGACTTACtcgaataataattttgcCCAGTACTTCCATGTGATCTTTGTGTATGTGGGCTTGAAATCGAATATCCTTTCGTGAACAATCCCCAAATGTATATTCACTGTGCACAGacactaataaaatttatctttattatttgcatatttgaaaataatgtaatgtaggtaagtaaacataaataaaacacctGGTTCTTTATCCGATGAGTCCAAAGTGAGTTCATTGAGAGAAGTGAAATATTGCCAGCAAAAACATTTTCCCactgaaaatattgttttaagtaCAGAACTGAACGGTGACTAGTACTATAATTTCCTTCACCAAATCCATTGTATCAGAATATTAccatattaaagtttattaacgTTACAGTATGCTgttatcttattatttattaatttaatacccTAAATAGTATTAAGGTCTACATTGACAAATTAAGCTCCTTTTAGATTTATCAACTAAATACAACACTACTACAACAGCtgcattacaataaatacatcttcacattatttaaaagcaGTCAATGTTCGATggataactattttatttgaatgaaacaatttaatttcagtctaattacattataaattactcGTCGTCGTTTAGCCGGAATTTCTCTATtgccaataaaaaatatcaggcGTTATTTTATGCGCATATCATCGCATTGCATAGCtttaattatctttgtttTGACTTTTGAGCTTAATCTCGGAAAATTTATATACGTAGATCCATAAAATTTTACCAGTATTTAATTCTCATTGAATAActaaatagttattaattaaaacttaatattatttatacttactaTAGCTAAGCAGGACACCTAAATATAGCAATTTTATCGCCATATTTATACGATAATATGCACGTGACAGAAAATTATTACGTTATGGTTAATGTAATTCGCGCTTCTGTTTAAAGAAATACTGCAAAGCAAGCcacataaaatatgtatattttaataatataatgaatgtttataaacaatttctttGCAAATTAATTCACCGCATTCGTTGTACATACAATAGCAATGACGTGACGAATGCGATACTAAGATGCCTAAATTGCCTGCGAAGGTCAAAAGTGAATGTctacatcaaaaaagttttaatcaCGATTCCTTCCGCGCAATTAAGTtgacataattattgtttaatgtcaatatatttatgaaaaaaaagaaCTATAAGAATTTGTCCCTATTGATACAGATACTATTTGTTAGTTGAACatccaaaataatttaatttatttcttgtcATCACCATGTATACtctcaacaaaaaaaaaaaacgtatttgtGGAAAAGCTTATGCGATAAACCTCAGTGACAAATCTCAGTTATCCGTTAAGCACGGTGGTGGTAGCTCTTTTCGAATCAAATGTGGTTATTTCCTCATAAAAATGATCGTTAccaagattttatatttacttattccTTGTGTGATGTTCGTCAGACGAAGTCTACAGGTAAAACTTTTCACTTAAATACATGTATGGTAAGTACATTAACATTTTGATTAGTAAAATTTCTATTGTTGCAGATTTGTTTAGAAGAAGCTTCAAATAAAGGGTTAAGTGTCCGATGGCCACAAAGTGAAGAGGGCACAGACATAAAGTCCGACCCCTTGTGTTACAACGAAGATACAATTATAACTAGAAATTGTGTTAACAATACGTGGATACCTTCTTTGTCTGAGCTAACTCCTTGTTTTGAAGCTCTCCATATTTTTGATATACCACAGTCATCTTTGTGTCCAGCTACATTCAAGAAGGTCTCCGAGAATAACACAAAGTATTGTTATAAAGTTGAGAAAGTATCATCGTGGAGTTTTCCATGTCTTCAAGGTGGTGGTGCTTCGGTAATTACACATCTCAATGATGACGATGTGGAATCTATTTTAacagctttaaaaaaaaataacgtttcAAGATATTATTGGTTGCCAGGGCGCAGAGCTAAACTTTTCAGTCCTCTAATTTGGAATACACCCGGACAAATGTGGGGCCGCAACGTGGAaagcaataatttattgccGGTTCGtgactgtatatttaaaaactgccTTTTATTAGATATTGAAGCACGAGAAATCATATCTGAATTATGTTGGATAGAATATCCtagtttatgtttttatagaaatgaTATACATTATCCAGCTAATTGTCCTGAAAACTACAGTGGAGTAAGATTAACACCACAGGAAAGTATTTGTGCTGGAATAAATGTAATGCATAAAGAGTTATCATTTGAggaattttcaaatatatccCAATTTAAATGCACACCAATGGGAGACAATATAGAAAATGATTTAAGCCGATATGTCTATAAAGAAATAGCTAAAAATTATCCTCTTCCAGAGAATACGTGGTGTTGGTTCTCAACGTCGTTTTATAACCACGTTGGAGATGAAATAGGCATATTTAAGTCAGTATTTTCAGATTTTCGGGtctctataaataataaaggttCAATAAGGTTAAACAGAAAACAGGATTCAACGAAACTGTCCTGTTTTGCTTGTCGGACTCAGATTTTGTATGAACAGCCTGAATTATTGTTTGAATACAATGAAAtgcataatattatgtatttaacaatttattttccttCCGGTTTGTGGAAATATAGCGAAAATGACACAGGCATTCAGTGTTTCTCGGACGCTAAGggttttgtaaaagtaatagaTATAAACAACTTTCCGTATATGCACGTAAAGACTAGTAAATATCAAGATAATACCAATTTCACTATAGAAAAAGTCGTCTACAAGGTTGATCTTATAACAGATCGATCAGCACAGTATTGGTGTGAGGggcatacaaataattttaccttaatCTCAACTGAAAAAGTGATTGCCAATCCTCaaggaaattgtattcatgtattcTCTCTAggattagaaatattttttactgatGATGAAATAAGAATTgaactaaatgaaaaaatgatACAAGTCTGTGATAATGTGACTGATATCTTTAATGCGGATAAAGTTCTTTTAATGGAAATGCTCACATATGCCTCAGAAAAATTGCTAGTTTTGTTACATATGCATATGccaattatgaatatatacgAAGAAAAGGGCGacaacataaaaatgttatatgaaaatatgaaacaaattGCAAAAACGgaactatttaaatataactatacaTTTGTAAATATCTCTAGTTCAATGTATTGCTTACCAACTACTTCGAACTCGGAAGGCATGATACTAGAATGGGAACTGACTGCGATTGGTCATATAGCAGCTCCAAAACAATTCTGTTTACAAGCCAACGGTTTGCCTGTAAAGAGACGTTGTCTGGGTTCATATATTCTTGGTAGTAGATGGGGTCAAGTTGAAGGTGTTTGTAATCAAAACTACTCTCCTTCAATAGCGACAACATATttgtataagttttataaaggTCGAATGCCCGCGAACGATACATTCCAATTTCTAACAAATGGTCTgggatatattttaaatgatgttGGTATATTTATTCCAGCagacatatattatttgtccATATCGTTGCAGCAAATTCTAAACATAGCTCAAAGTAATGAAAGCTCCGTAGATATGGGTACTATGGAGAACATAGCGTGGATTATGAATAGAGTCATGATATTAGACAATCGATACCTAAGATTAGCACAAACATTAAATTCGACGAACGTTATATTGGATGCGGTAGGTGTAATAATTCATAAGTTGGCTAGAAGGAACACGTCTACATTACGAAGTCCTCAAAATATCGGATATGACTTGGCTAGacaaccaaactttttaattcaaatatgttATCCTACTATCAACAACATTTCTGGTGTAGCTATTAGgtataaaacaaatacgaGTAATTTTTTAGATGTGGACATAATACCATTGTTTAAGAATACTACTTATGATGAAGTATTAATGATCTCTAATTTAGATATAGCGACATGGATTCCGGGAAATGTTCTCGACTCTTTAATTataagtcaaaatttaacgAGTAACGAAACGTTGCAAGAAGAGAATATCCGTATAATAATAAGCATTTTCCACAATGGCGCAGTATTTCAAGAATTAGATcccaattatttaattttaaacagtcGAGTCATAGGTGTTACGATTCCTGGATTTTTACCAAATTTACTTTATCCAATCCCCTTAATAtttcgtaatttaaataatttaggaTACAAAAAACAATGTGGTTATTGGGATTTTATGGTAAAAAATAGAGCTTCGGGATTTTGGTCAAGTAAGGGATGTTACTTGGTTAGTACAATCAACAATACGAGCGTATGTAACTGTTATCATTTAACTCATTTTGGGCAGTTAATAAACATTCGGCAAAGAATAATTGATGGCCACGTAGTTAATACAAAAccgttaaatataatatcccTCATAGGGAGCTTCTTATCACTCCTTGGAATTACCGGCATATGGCTTACAGCCTTTGTTTTTCAGGCCTGGAGGAAGAAAGCTGGTTCCAaagttcttttaaatttaacaggAGCTATAGCAATGCCATTAATTCTAAtcgttgtttttaatttaggtgatacaatatttttaggagAAAATGGCAAGTACTTCGcttcaaataaaatgaaaataatctgCATATGTTTAGGTGCAATATTGCATTATTCCGTTCTTGCTAGTTTTATGTGGATGCTCATAACCGCTTCTTTACAGTTCATCAGATATGTAAGAGTTTTAGGAGTTAAACGACCTTCTAGgtttatgataaaatttacattgatTGGATGGGGAATTCCACTAGTACCCGTAGCTATCGTTTTAACATTCGATCCACACAATTATATTTCGACTGCATCACTAAGTAGAAATGAATATGCTATTTGCTATCCTActggattttatttaattgtagcAGTTATTGTACCGAtctgtattattttgtttataaatatcacTTTGTACATTTCAGTTTTATATGCTATATCTCACGGTCCTGATGGAAAAATGAGAACTACAGACATAGACTTGATCGGGGCCCAGATAAGATTGTCTATATTTCTGTTTTTCCTTTTGGGATTAACTTGGATTTTTGGTATATTTTCATTCACTAAAAATTTAGTTTGGTCGTATTTCTTCTGTTTGACTTCAACTTTGCAAGGATtcgttttgtttgtttacttCGTCATTTGTGACCCAATTACACGTAATTTATGGGTAACTTTAATGAAACCACAATTCCGTTCTAATTCTCCAAGAGAAAGTGTAATAAGTATTTCTAATACCTGAATGCAAGATCATCTCCAGGTTAAAAGAAACAGAACAGAAAAGTatcatataattgtatttaataaaatatagttccATTTGTTACCGCCTTATCATTGAACGTACGTCGAAGTAAGTTTCTTCCTATTGAGTTAAGGTTAtgttatgttagttattttttgaatattgcctttattataatatcctgtaatatatacttttatttttaaagtagatAAGATGTtccattgtatttattataattattacactaGTTATGCAATAAATACTTGAAATCAAACATATTATAAGTACATATCAATTTAGTCGATGTAAAAGTTTAATTGATGCAGAGaactacaataaaatttgtttttgcaAAATGTTGTTTGGAATtcttttaaaacacaaaacagTGATCAAACTGACTAGCCTTCTCATTGCCTATAGGTTATCAGAGATGACGAAAGTGTTCAAAATGAAAGTGACGaactataaaaatcattacttTATCTTGCTATTATACACATGGGGTTGGTATTATATAcaggttttttaatatatatagatagtcATGTGTACATCCAAAGGGTTCTGctattgcttttattttatgcgtatgtattttatagtttCTATCAACAAGGCTTGGAGAGCTATTCCAGCAAACCAAGCATCTTATGCTTTAAGAGATGGAAATGCCGAAGACTATGACGATCAAATCTTCAAGACCTTACTTAATGAAGAGGACCGTTTACCACGaggtaataaatatactttaatgatattaattactatccctttttgttttattgtttttataatatttatatttattttcaatcgtGATCTTATTAGGAAAAGATCGATTACCTAAGTAAGTATAAAAACTGAATTTCAACagttatgaaaaaatattactttaggattaaagatttttttatgttgtagGTACCCTTAACAGCGTCTACAAATTTGGTTGGTGCACTCGAGACATGGTGGTTCCGGTACACTATAAGAAATCTGTCAACATAACACTACCTACCTGGCAGAGCACAAATGTcaattacatatatgtatgtaaagaatttatattataaaacacttttCGGACGAGCTTATGAAATCTAACGCTTATTCGCTTCAATTTGACaacgtaatttttaatacactaAACAGacacttatattttaaaagctccATTCATTACACTTCTTTAATGGATATTAACGTGAATTTATGCGTTAGTAATTAATATCCATTAAAGTTCATATCCATTTACATAACAATTCGAGTCATCTTCGCCAAACGTAATAACCGAAAGTGCGTTAGTTCTCTTCTAGTtttcttagttatttttataaaaaatagtttttgtaaatataagcGCCTGTACCTACTTTATTTTCAACTACGTCGTCGATAGTTCGAGTTGGATTCTACTAAGTTTTGGTACAAAAATTGAGtgtgattaattaaaacatctcTGTATCGGCGAAGTCAAGCAAAGCAACGcgcttcatttatttttaactcttggagcgttattttaaataaatatctttgttTCAGGTCTTGGTaagaaaaaatactatacaATATAG contains:
- the LOC123716602 gene encoding formin-like protein 5, which gives rise to MLRPRKHTTPLPFAEADAMATRCLLFLCLTALTLSEPIPGRIPKVYNALITSNQNLEPSKAYPVYQPVLRNTFPYPIQPLFYGDFPFTNSLLPPLPLSSVPKELTPNAESASPSSESPKEEPPNPPEPSSPEPKTNDGTEAPPPSPKMESPIPLNEFGLPPQVLPLSNFGSGYEFTQINTFPYSFPGLRFYDPYDPFLFNPYANFPLYRPLSNALAPLPAVPVTKEVPKATPAPENSESGATPPSEPSDLNILNYSAKDPAIPNVPPPPLPQGGSKPDTE
- the LOC123716479 gene encoding uncharacterized protein LOC123716479 encodes the protein MFVRRSLQICLEEASNKGLSVRWPQSEEGTDIKSDPLCYNEDTIITRNCVNNTWIPSLSELTPCFEALHIFDIPQSSLCPATFKKVSENNTKYCYKVEKVSSWSFPCLQGGGASVITHLNDDDVESILTALKKNNVSRYYWLPGRRAKLFSPLIWNTPGQMWGRNVESNNLLPVRDCIFKNCLLLDIEAREIISELCWIEYPSLCFYRNDIHYPANCPENYSGVRLTPQESSIRLNRKQDSTKLSCFACRTQILYEQPELLFEYNEMHNIMYLTIYFPSGLWKYSENDTGIQCFSDAKGFVKVIDINNFPYMHVKTSKYQDNTNFTIEKVVYKVDLITDRSAQYWCEGHTNNFTLISTEKVIANPQGNCIHVFSLGLEIFFTDDEIRIELNEKMIQVCDNVTDIFNADKVLLMEMLTYASEKLLVLLHMHMPIMNIYEEKGDNIKMLYENMKQIAKTELFKYNYTFVNISSSMYCLPTTSNSEGMILEWELTAIGHIAAPKQFCLQANGLPVKRRCLGSYILGSRWGQVEGVCNQNYSPSIATTYLYKFYKGRMPANDTFQFLTNGLGYILNDVGIFIPADIYYLSISLQQILNIAQSNESSVDMGTMENIAWIMNRVMILDNRYLRLAQTLNSTNVILDAVGVIIHKLARRNTSTLRSPQNIGYDLARQPNFLIQICYPTINNISGVAIRYKTNTSNFLDVDIIPLFKNTTYDEVLMISNLDIATWIPGNVLDSLIISQNLTSNETLQEENIRIIISIFHNGAVFQELDPNYLILNSRVIGVTIPGFLPNLLYPIPLIFRNLNNLGYKKQCGYWDFMVKNRASGFWSSKGCYLVSTINNTSVCNCYHLTHFGQLINIRQRIIDGHVVNTKPLNIISLIGSFLSLLGITGIWLTAFVFQAWRKKAGSKVLLNLTGAIAMPLILIVVFNLGDTIFLGENGKYFASNKMKIICICLGAILHYSVLASFMWMLITASLQFIRYVRVLGVKRPSRFMIKFTLIGWGIPLVPVAIVLTFDPHNYISTASLSRNEYAICYPTGFYLIVAVIVPICIILFINITLYISVLYAISHGPDGKMRTTDIDLIGAQIRLSIFLFFLLGLTWIFGIFSFTKNLVWSYFFCLTSTLQGFVLFVYFVICDPITRNLWVTLMKPQFRSNSPRESVISISNT